One Lysinibacillus fusiformis genomic window carries:
- a CDS encoding YxeA family protein — MKKVFFGIGALFILFVAGLIVLMTVDFNRLNKDTYYVHITSDGEVEEYKAGDGQILESYWYELPAFNDKGDETTLKFSAQKNLRHDAYLKLYVKKENVVTSYDEVQFEDMPAKVQKHLK, encoded by the coding sequence ATGAAAAAAGTTTTCTTTGGTATTGGAGCATTGTTTATATTATTTGTGGCAGGTCTAATAGTGCTCATGACAGTTGACTTTAACCGTTTAAATAAAGACACATATTATGTGCATATTACTTCTGATGGTGAAGTAGAGGAATATAAGGCGGGTGACGGACAGATTTTAGAGTCGTATTGGTACGAGCTTCCAGCCTTTAATGACAAGGGCGACGAAACGACACTGAAGTTTTCTGCACAAAAAAATTTACGTCATGATGCCTATTTAAAGCTTTATGTGAAAAAAGAAAACGTAGTTACATCATATGATGAAGTACAGTTTGAGGATATGCCTGCAAAGGTACAAAAACATTTGAAATAA
- a CDS encoding response regulator transcription factor: protein MQEPIILVVDDEADLANLLKASLQKEGFKHIHTAGSITDAWTSFQQHSPNIVLLDVMLPDGEGYDLCRRIREVSHVPVLFMSAKTEEIDKILGLAIGGDDYITKPFSPKEVAYRVKAQLRRAGYQTQEAPPTNTSEALQVGPFLLNGDETEVHKDGTLLELTAKEIGLLACFMHNPNRILSKETLFERVWGEDFFGSDNTVMVHIRRLREKIENDASKPVFITTVKGLGYKFIVTKEAQT from the coding sequence ATGCAGGAACCAATTATTTTAGTTGTGGATGACGAGGCTGACTTAGCAAATCTACTAAAGGCTAGTCTCCAAAAAGAGGGCTTCAAACATATCCATACAGCTGGCTCAATTACCGATGCCTGGACGAGCTTTCAACAGCATTCCCCTAATATCGTACTACTGGATGTGATGCTACCAGACGGTGAAGGATACGATTTATGCAGACGTATTCGAGAAGTATCACATGTACCTGTGCTTTTCATGTCGGCTAAAACAGAAGAAATAGATAAAATTTTAGGCCTCGCTATTGGTGGTGATGATTATATTACAAAGCCCTTTAGCCCAAAGGAGGTAGCCTACCGTGTGAAGGCACAGCTACGCCGAGCAGGCTATCAAACACAAGAAGCACCGCCAACCAATACATCGGAAGCCTTACAGGTTGGACCTTTTCTACTAAATGGTGATGAAACCGAAGTACATAAGGATGGCACATTATTGGAACTAACTGCTAAAGAGATTGGTTTACTGGCCTGCTTTATGCACAATCCAAATCGCATTTTAAGCAAGGAAACGCTGTTTGAACGTGTATGGGGTGAAGATTTCTTTGGCTCTGACAACACGGTCATGGTACACATTCGACGTCTCCGCGAGAAGATTGAAAACGATGCATCGAAACCTGTTTTCATTACGACTGTCAAAGGACTCGGTTATAAATTCATTGTGACGAAAGAGGCACAGACATGA
- a CDS encoding sensor histidine kinase, whose product MKWRLTARFLFSVISIVIIVIFVNTAILIGLLIYQQVSHFDSTTASTEEAFVRAFEQYIDESGTISNEGLQQLHQRNAWIQLLDPNGQVIDSHFAPENALSHYAPVDLIQVYKYKEFDFDTTVYVGSKSENDINYLIGIKGSGVSRYVAHLSGESTLQLIGKYGLLIVFADLLVATLVGWLFGRALTKPLYAMIERIQHLKNHKHLPIKTPKGVYQPVFENLNEVSSELAAYEQERKRLEIMREEWISNVSHDMKTPLASIRGYAELLNDESLTPSEQTKYARIIEKQSLHMQDLLDDLNLTMRLRHQQLPLSFTEVNMVQFIREIVIDTLNMPQYEQANIDFDANANLIQHSIDIHFMRRAVMNFLHNALLHNPPDVNVHVLVEEHSITISDDGNGISAEDLSHIFERYYRGTNTELTHGTGLGTAIARDIIEAHGGSVTITSEERQGTTVSIQLKETFQKAKTD is encoded by the coding sequence ATGAAGTGGCGACTTACGGCTCGCTTTTTATTTTCTGTGATATCTATTGTCATCATCGTTATTTTCGTGAATACTGCAATTCTTATAGGACTCCTTATTTATCAGCAGGTAAGCCACTTTGATAGTACTACCGCTAGTACAGAAGAGGCCTTTGTCCGAGCATTTGAGCAGTACATTGATGAGAGTGGTACTATCAGTAATGAAGGGCTACAGCAATTACATCAACGGAATGCATGGATTCAATTGCTTGATCCAAATGGGCAGGTCATTGATTCACATTTCGCCCCAGAGAACGCCCTTTCTCATTATGCACCTGTCGATTTAATTCAAGTTTACAAATATAAGGAATTCGATTTTGACACAACCGTTTATGTAGGAAGTAAAAGTGAAAATGATATCAACTATCTAATCGGTATTAAAGGTAGTGGCGTTTCAAGGTATGTCGCCCACCTGTCTGGCGAATCGACTTTACAACTTATCGGGAAATACGGTCTACTGATTGTCTTCGCTGATTTACTTGTGGCGACTCTTGTAGGTTGGCTATTCGGCCGTGCTTTAACCAAGCCTCTTTACGCAATGATTGAACGCATTCAACATTTAAAAAATCACAAGCATTTACCTATAAAAACGCCAAAGGGTGTCTATCAGCCTGTATTTGAAAATTTAAATGAGGTGTCGAGCGAGCTAGCTGCATATGAGCAGGAGCGTAAACGATTGGAAATAATGCGGGAGGAATGGATTAGTAATGTCTCACACGATATGAAAACGCCACTCGCTTCCATTCGAGGTTATGCAGAGCTGCTGAATGATGAGAGCCTAACGCCAAGCGAACAGACCAAATACGCGCGTATCATCGAAAAACAGTCATTGCATATGCAAGATTTACTTGATGATTTGAACTTAACGATGCGACTAAGACATCAGCAGTTACCACTGTCATTTACCGAGGTCAACATGGTTCAGTTTATACGCGAAATTGTTATCGATACACTCAATATGCCTCAATATGAGCAAGCTAATATTGATTTTGATGCCAATGCTAACCTAATCCAGCATAGTATTGACATACACTTTATGCGCCGTGCTGTCATGAATTTTTTACACAATGCGTTGCTCCATAATCCGCCAGATGTAAATGTACATGTCCTTGTCGAAGAGCATTCAATTACAATTTCTGACGATGGCAATGGTATTTCCGCTGAAGATCTTTCCCATATTTTTGAGCGCTACTACCGTGGTACAAATACCGAACTAACACATGGCACGGGACTTGGTACTGCCATTGCTCGAGATATTATAGAAGCCCATGGGGGATCCGTGACCATTACTTCTGAAGAACGACAAGGGACAACGGTTAGCATTCAATTAAAAGAAACTTTCCAAAAAGCCAAAACAGATTAA
- a CDS encoding sigma-70 family RNA polymerase sigma factor, translated as MGCNAKNFINRLQKQKEDALEYVIEYYSGFVHAIAFKVLSGISKDAVDDCVNDVFLAVWQNAKQFKGEPEDFKKWMGMLTKYKAIDVFRKLEKQQAREQSDEGLAQKSDLGDVQEELVKKEQRNELLLAISQLESIDRDIFMMKYYLQLSTREIAEALHLTKAAVENRLYRGKKKLATTIQLKEALT; from the coding sequence ATGGGTTGTAATGCTAAAAATTTTATAAATCGATTACAGAAACAAAAGGAAGATGCGCTTGAATACGTAATTGAATATTATTCGGGTTTTGTGCACGCTATCGCTTTTAAGGTGTTGTCTGGCATTAGTAAAGATGCTGTCGATGACTGTGTGAATGATGTGTTTTTAGCAGTTTGGCAAAATGCAAAACAATTTAAAGGGGAGCCTGAAGATTTTAAAAAGTGGATGGGAATGCTGACCAAATATAAAGCTATTGATGTATTTCGTAAGCTTGAAAAACAGCAAGCGCGTGAGCAAAGTGATGAGGGGCTTGCTCAGAAATCCGATTTAGGAGACGTACAGGAGGAGCTTGTGAAAAAAGAACAAAGAAACGAATTACTGTTGGCAATTAGTCAATTAGAAAGTATTGATCGGGATATTTTTATGATGAAATACTATCTACAATTATCCACTAGGGAAATTGCAGAGGCCTTGCATTTGACGAAGGCAGCTGTTGAAAATCGTCTTTACCGAGGGAAGAAAAAATTAGCGACGACAATTCAACTA